The genome window tttcctgaagcGTGCAGAGCTGCTTCAGCATCACTTTCCGGTCCAATCTGGAAGCTAATGTTGGGAGCATTATTAGGTAACCTGTCCTGGACCTGCAACTTTTTTCATATTCATCATCATCTGTCCACATTGGTGGGGTATGGTGGGGGTTTGACACTGCACAGAAGATGATCATGTCTTACATGAACTGGCTTCAAGTTTTCAACTGTTTGAAACTGGCACATCAGCCACAAGCTAGAACTCATGATCAGACGAGAGGTAAACTGGTGAAACTATTTCAGAGCTGAATGGTCTTGCAGGAATGAGAAGAGGTTTAAAGCAAGAGACTTAAGAGGAAATTTGTAATGTGAGACCCTAGCTAAAAGAAGGCTGATTAGGCTGGGATTAACATTTGTGGTGTATACCTGACACAGTTGgctgtgtggtgttagaaatcCCTGAAGATCACTTCTTACAACTGCTCTGGGCTCCTGAGGGACAACATTCGAGGGCCATCTGGAGAATTAACATTAACCCCTGTGAAAGGCTACATGCTTGTGACCATATAGTGTTGTTTGAAGCTGGTTGCTTGAAACAAGGGGTAAAAGGGATGCCTGACAATTCAGTTACAGGGAAACAAACAGTTTGCAACAAAAATACAGCATTGCAATGCTGAATATGAATGCGATGTACCTCCGTGACTTTATGTTTTATTTACCTATGTGGTTATATTCTGGAGCTGGATTTATGAACCAAAGGAAAAGCTGGGAAGTATCTATCCTCCTCATCTTTTGGGCACAGTCCCAAATGGGGGATGTATTTCAAGCATTTCTGGTGTAGCAATTTGCTGTTGAAGTCAAatttaagaaatggaaaagaaacttGATAGTGTTGTACGGTAGGGATATAGTcacaagaagcagaagaaaaaaccaCATCATTCTCTTCTCATTATCAAGTATAAATTCAGAGTAATTCCATTTCAAAGTTAAGGAACAATAAAAGTTGTAGAAGATGGAGATAAGGAGAAGAGGCATTTCATATTGCTTTATTACAATGTATTGGCTTTCAGGCATTGTTTCAACTTTAAGAAAAAAGTGATCAATCttaagtaaaaatattaattctgtATTCTCTTGTATAAGCCAAAATCATTCTGCAATATAGTTCTTTTATTCCAGTTGAGACTGATTTTGATTTGGTTTGCAGTCTTCTGGAATAGCTGAAAATTTATCTAATGTGAGGTTGGTGAATCAGCTATAGGCTTACTTACCTGGATTAGGTATTCTTGCCCAGTAGTACTATTGTCACTAATTTTAATGTGTATAAGGAAGACCCATATAATAAAGaataatgaataaaattatattataatgaaattttaaataattatacCTGTATTGGATTCAGCAGTGCTGCTAAAGTTTAGCAGGAGCCTCCTTGAAATGCTGCACAATTGCTCCTCTGCAACCATACTATAGTCATAATCCGAGAAATTAAGAGACTTTGATCTAGGAACAGATATGCCAATGTGCTATGAATGGGCAGTTCAGCTAATGTATCACCTGACTAATATGTCAGTGGCTGATTTTGTGTGttattttttcagcttctaGATTAGAGAGTATGTTAGTTtactgtattttgctttttgctttttgtttcttttttttaattctgtcttcTTACAAATCCCAGAGATTAGATAACACAGAGAGATATGAGcattttaggtatttttttagattttaacTTATGATACGGGTTATCAATATGGCAAAAACTTAGAAGCTGCCTGCTTCTAGGTGACTTGGTATTCTGGCCACAAACTTCTACTATCTTCTGCAATGAAGAAAGTTTTAGTTCAGAATCGCATCTCTTCATGTCTCTTCCAATATGTCACTCACTCTCACCTcccagaaagaggaaaaaggagaaattttttATATGAGCTAAACTGATTCGTCTGAAGGGGGAATAGTAAACAGGAGTAGTTTTTTGCAGGAGAGGAAAAGTTGTTCTTTTCTTGTGTTTCTCATATTCAGTAAAAGGGAGTGACAAGCTTTCTTAGCTGTAAAGACCCACATAAACACTAGCATAAGCTGGATAGACTGTTATTGTATAGAAATTCTGTAGCAAAATGGGTGACTTTGAATTTTAAGAGCATTGCTTTGCTAAGTCATGCATTACTTTCCTGCTAACTAATCAAGCAGAAATGCTGGTacccagatttttttctttctaaattttatAGTCGAGCCTGGACTTTTTAAATTGAAGTGTCCTGATCATCACTCCACTGATAACAGACAAATTAAACTAATCGAACTAGAATTTGGATAGGTACTTAGTCCTGCGCTGTATTGTGCCTGAACCACAGCCTGGGTTCTGTGAATTCTTGCCCCCTCTAGTGTCAGAACTCCGCTCCTCTTCCCTAAAAGCCTCCAAGCAAGGCATGGCAAATGTAGCAGGACTTGGCATTTCATTAAACCCAAACTGTGTCCTTCAGAAGGTCACAGCCCCCAGTGATTCCTAGGTTTTCTCAGTTCTTGTATGTAAGAGTAATATTCGAACGTTACTGTCAAAGTTTACTCCTCTAATCACATACCCTCAGCGCCAATTTTACCATCACCGTCCTTGTCTCCAGCAGCCAGAAGAGCCTTCGTTTCTTTGTCTGATAGGTCTCTTCCTTCTGGGGTAAAGCCCTTCAGTACAAACCTGAAGAGGAGgcaaggaaaaaaggaaagttgggttgttgtttttttcccagagcaATTACACTGCGTATTATTTTTTACCACTGATTTGATATGCAAGTTGGAATCCAGGGTTGTATCTTCTGTTCCTGACCTTCTTTAACATTCAGGAGAAGCACTTTACTCTGAAACTGCATTTGGCTGAAGAACTATCTGTAAGGTATTGACCATTCATGTGTTTCAGGCATCCTACAGTTGAAGTTACAGCTAGATATCTCCAACACACTTTAAGATCATATGCTTAGCAAACAACTCACACAAACACTAGTCAAGAGCTTGAATTGTATGTTATTACCTAGATTCTTGTtaacaacccccccaaaaaaaccccaccaaacaaaacaaacaaacaaaccaaccccacaGGGAATTAGACTCTTAAGGTGGGGAATTAGACTCTTAAGGTGGGGTTATTAGAGAAAGGATGTATCTTTACTTACTTCAGTTCTTCCTCTTCAATGAAACCGCTTCGATCTTTATCAAGAATATGAAAAACCTTCTTCACATCTTCTGGGCTCTTCTTTTTCAATCCTACCATCTCGAAAAACTTCTTGTAGTTAAAAGATTCAGCCGCTATAAGAGATGAAAACCAGAGAAATGcttagaaaaataattgaaacaTACACCAACACAcacctgtgtttttttttttccatgctgctGTTTGTCCTGTCCTGGGAGGAACAGTCGAGCCCAGCTGTGGTAGGAGCTGGATGTGACACTGTACGCAGTGTAATCGTCCATGCTTCACAGGTGCTAATGGAAATAAACGCAGGGGGAGAGGGGCAATGCCTCCGTTTTGCAAATGAAGAGCTGAGCCACAGGGGTATGAGACTTGCTCAAGGTCATACAAGAAGTCTGTGATAGAGTTGGGAGCTGAGTTCTAACCTGCTTAGTCTCATTTCAGTGccttaaacattttttatttattttatttttactaagtTTTAAGTCAGAACAGACATTTGAGGGCAGACTCTGACTACTACATAGCTGTCACTTTTTGACATTTCCacctttgggaaaaaaaacaaccccaaaaaaagCTCTTGCTCAACCATGGAGCCTAGCATTGCGAGAAGTGTTTCAGAGCACACGACTGTTTCAGCTCTGTTTCGTTTTTTTCCTGGAGACTTACTAGAAATCAGTGTTGCACTTCGACCGCTAAAAGGTATGTGCAATCGTGGTGTGTGAGCTCAGATCCTGCAAGGGAGTGCTGTACGGCGCGCTGCCTGCAAGACCTTGTGAGGAACGGTCTccggggaggaaaaaaaaaaaacctaaacaaccCGGAACCCTTGAAATCGGAGCCGAGATAAATGAGTTTACCTGCTCCACCTCTCCTGTCCTTTAACCGCACCCGCTTTTGTCCCACCCAGGTAGCGTAATGCCTGTGATGTGGATTAGAAATCCGATACAGTGACCTCCAAAACCTGCGgtggactttttttccccttccccctgcatTCTTATTCCCGCCGCATTAAATTTTCCTATTACATAAAATTAAGGAATCTCAGTCTTTCGTGATCTGCCTGACTGAGATCTGTCATTACTTGCTGCTAATTGCATCTGCTCCGAGATTTGGAGATGGCCATAGGACAATGGAAGCTAATGAGTAAAACAGCTGCTCAATTGAGCAAAGCAGTTTGTCAGTCTCTCGACTCTCCGGCTGCTCAGATGAGTCGGGCTCAGCGGGTTTTGCGCTTCTGTCTGTTCGGGAAGGTCATCGCACAGACCAGGATAGACAGAGGCGTCTCTCCGGGTTGGTGCGGTCAGCCAGGTagtttgggggagggggtggagaaCGTGCATCCGGGAGCACGATTTCTAGCTTTTCTTTGAAAGCAACCTTAACTACCTGAATCTCTGTAAGCACAGAGAAGAGGGTTTGCTGTCAGTTTTAGGGGTCGCGATGAATGTGATGGATAAGGAATATCTGAAACCCAGAGGAGTCTGAAAGTGTGGACCGCTGCAGCTATTCGCCCTGCAGAGAGCTTCTGCAGTCGAGCAGTGCACCCGCTTGCTCTACTGTTGCCTTCTGCTCCATCCCGAAAAGCTAAATCTACCCGGGGA of Pseudopipra pipra isolate bDixPip1 chromosome 5, bDixPip1.hap1, whole genome shotgun sequence contains these proteins:
- the PVALB gene encoding parvalbumin alpha, with the translated sequence MAMTDVLSAEDIKKAVGAFSAAESFNYKKFFEMVGLKKKSPEDVKKVFHILDKDRSGFIEEEELKFVLKGFTPEGRDLSDKETKALLAAGDKDGDGKIGAEEFATLVAES